A single window of Loxodonta africana isolate mLoxAfr1 chromosome 10, mLoxAfr1.hap2, whole genome shotgun sequence DNA harbors:
- the DHRS2 gene encoding LOW QUALITY PROTEIN: dehydrogenase/reductase SDR family member 2, mitochondrial (The sequence of the model RefSeq protein was modified relative to this genomic sequence to represent the inferred CDS: inserted 1 base in 1 codon; substituted 2 bases at 2 genomic stop codons): MLQVVARVHGALFHPFVGISVRRYSSGTDQRGLLANKVAVVSETTEGXVPXLIGFAVPRCLAQDGAHVVVSSQKQQNVDCAMATLWGEGLSVTGTVCHVGKAEDQEQLVATALEHCGGVDFLVCYAEVNPLVGSTLGASEQVWDKIISYQLHLSCFCLSPLRSGAVILVSSVLAYIPHVELGAYNXRKTALLGLTRTLALELAPKDIWVNCLVPGIIKTDFSKILHKDEAAWKHFKEDHQVRRNGWPEDYALIVSFLCSSDASYITGESIIVAGFSPRL, encoded by the exons ATGCTCCAAGTGGTGGCCAGGGTCCATGGGGCCCTGTTTCATCCCTTTGTAGGGATCTCTGTGAGGAGATACAGCAGTGGGACAGACCAGCGGGGTCTTCTGGCCAATAAAGTAGCTGTGGTCTCAGAGACCACTGAAGGATGAGTGCCCTGATT GATTGGCTTTGCTGTGCCCCGGTGTCTGGCCCAGGACGGCGCCCATGTGGTTGTCAGCAGCCAGAAGCAGCAGAATGTGGACTGTGCGATGGCCACCCTCTGGGGGGAGGGGCTGAGTGTGACAGGCACCGTGTGCCATGTGGGAAAGGCAGAGgaccaggagcagctggtggccaCA GCCCTGGAGCACTGTGGCGGAGTTGACTTCCTGGTGTGCTATGCAGAGGTCAACCCTCTGGTGGGGAGCACCCTGGGAGCCAGTGAGCAGGTGTGGGACA AAATCATAAGCTATCAGCTTCATCTCTCTTGTTTCTGTCTGTCTCCTCTCAGGAGTGGTGCTGTCATTCTGGTCTCTTCCGTTTTGGCTTACATACCACATGTG GAGCTGGGTGCCTACA GACGTAAGACAGCCCTGCTAGGTCTCACCAGGACCTTGGCATTGGAGCTGGCCCCAAAGGACATCTGGGTGAACTGCCTGGTGCCAGGAATCATCAAGACTGACTTCAGCAAAATA CTCCACAAGGATGAGGCTGCCTGGAAACACTTTAAGGAAGACCACCAAGTGCGGAG GAATGGGTGGCCTGAGGACTATGCACTGATTGTGTCCTTCCTGTGCTCTTCAGATGCCAGCTACATCACTGGGGAGAGCATCATTGTGGCTGGCTTCTCCCCTCGGCTCTGA